The Tenebrio molitor chromosome 2, icTenMoli1.1, whole genome shotgun sequence DNA segment TCGCTAGAAGTGTCAAAATCTTTCCGCAATTGGAAACTATTGTGCTAAACTTGGATTTGTACAGTTTCAAATGATAGTAACACAGGGCAAGAGTTTATTGCacagaaatgtcaaagaatGCGTAATAAAGATAGCCTACGTGAATGACTGCGGTACCCGCGGAACATCGAGCAATCTTAAGAATAAATAGAGAACATAACTTGTAGGAACCAATAATAGAGAATATGAAGAAACGACCTTAACTGGAACTCGAAGCGCGATCAGCGTCTTGTTGCTGATTAAGGAAAGCGACGTTGCTGGACTTAAGTCGTGCGGCTGCGGCTATCGAGGGTAAAGGCGACATGCAAGGAGTCGAACAGAGACTGTTGCTCAAGTCACACTGGTCCAGCATCTGGAGCAGTTCTTCAGGCGACGGACCTCCGTTAGTTTTGTCAGCTGAAAAAATCCAGTTAAACCTtgaatttttccaaaacaCAGTTCCGAACACCTAAATCAGTCTTGTAGGATAAATCGAGAGCAGTCGTCAAGTCCCACATCTGTATGGACCCGTTGGAGTGTCCCGTGAAAATAAACCGCCTCGGCCTCGAGCCCATCCTGCTGGAGCCCTCGCACTCGTGGACGCAGAACGCGCTGACGGTGCTGCCGTCCACCGCTTTGATCACGCAAACCCTCTTCCCGTTGCTGGCCAGCCGCACGAAGAGCTGGTCAGCGTCCGGGACCACCTTCTGGACGAACACCTGTTCGTCGTCCTGCTCCCCGAACGGACCGCAGTCGTTGGAGGTTGCGTGGCTGATGGACGGTTCCACCGCCTCCAGGGACACTATCTTAAAGGACGCCTCCGGCGTGGAGCCCGGCTGGGTGGACAGCATCCCTCTGAACCTGGTCACGCGCCAGCTCCTCACGTGGTTGTACTCGCAACACACCGACACCAGATATTTTTCCGACAGCGTCACCTGCAACGTGTCTCGTTAGCTTTTCGACGCGCCCACAAACTGGAATTACTTTAGTGACAGGACTCTGGTGGACGGTGAACGTCTGGAAGAGTTGCGGGCCGTGGCCGACGGTCTCCGGGTGCTGGACGATCACTCGAACTGAACCGGAAGTGGTTCCGTAAGCGATTTCGATCCAGTTGCCACACAAATCTACGGAACAATCGGTTTAAATCGTGAATTGGGGTGCGGTCGAGCTGAGAAGGAAGAGATCACAACAAGCACAATATGCGGAAAGGAAATGATAACAAATGCAGAAACCAAACGAATGATCAACGAAACACACGGAAACACTAGTTTTGTAGTATTGGTAGCTTGGTGTCCTTGTGTTGACATACCAGCAAACCAATGAATGCAAATTGAACTGTGcacaaattaaatgtttatttctgTCTTTTCAAGCCTTACATTTTacacaaaacacaattttCTTTCTCACCAAGACCACAACTGTACACACGATACGTGATTCCAGTAAAATGTAAAGCCATTCTCGAGTATTCAACTGTTTAATTCCAATGTACAATATTGTAGTAACTAAATGAACCAACGTGTAAGCTTCAAAATAGTGGCATACCTTCCCGACCTCTCTCTGACGCTGGGATGAAACACAAGGCCTAAGTTACAGggaaatgacaaaaatataCAACAGAAACGGCATCCGACATGCTTTAAATCTGGACGGGAGGTAACGATCGCAAAGCGTTGCAGTTTCTGTTGGTTGTAAACTAAAGTGAAGCTATTTTACGAAACTGTGAATAAATAAGTCACAAAAATGTGCAGTTTACTGACGGAATCGAGCTAAAGTACTTACTCGTCTTTGGTGTTAGGTAGACTGAAATCGCGGTCACGGGATCGTTGTTGGGATCTCTGTAAAGTTCTGTCACTAACAAATCGTTATCCTTCATTCGCAACGGAAACTTTTGCATGtctgaaaaaataattgaaaacacGTGAGACTGTTAGTTTTGAAACGTAACAACCGCGACGGTCGTCAGATCGTTTTGACACGTGCGTAGGACACGCAACGCTTTGCCATCACACTGTACCTATGTAGTAGATAGAGCCGTTGTTGCACCCGAGGAGAAGAATCGAACCGGCCGTGTCGAAGGAGGCGATCGGCATGACGTCTTGAGTTTGCCAGTGTTGCGTCATGGCATGCCACACTCCCAGTTTGCCACAAGGTGAAAGGGCAACTAACTGGCTAccgataaaaaacaaatactcgACGCGCACGTGCAAATTGAAGATACCTGAAAGGTCGGAAATCAGTACCTATTGGGtaaagattttgaaaatttcaacgCACCGATGTTGGTTTTTTCGCCGTTGTCTGAGATCCCCCACAGTCGGACTTGGCTGCCGTAAGAGATCGCCACCATTTTGGAATTTTCTCCGGTGCCCATTTTGGCATTGATCGCTATGCGTTCTATGCAGTTCTCAATGTGGGGGCTCGTGAAAACCATTTGCCAACCACTAGAGTCTTTCAGTCTGAGGAAATGCCAGCGAATTGAATGATCCACGTCTTACAAATGTACAAGGTGGGAGATAAAGAATTCGATTACAACAAACCTGAATATAGATATTACTGTGAGGCTTCTCCAAAGATAcggaaaagataaaaaaaaaaatagcaagGATCATGGAACCATTTCTCTTCGAATAAGATTAAATGACGTCCGTAAATCCTATTGTTCCGTACTGTAGACAAGGGATTTACGGGAGGCAGATAACATTACTTGACGAGGCAGTGTGTTGAATTTTTAGTATGTGAAATAGTTTAACAGTAACATAATGACTCATTTTCAAGCGTTTTGTGTATGGTAGAGAAAATCTAAAcagatgtaaaaaaaatcgagacaGAGAACTTTTAAGTGGTAAGTGtactatagtctattttttcctgttaGGCGCGTGCCtgcgcatttacaaaatcctgcaacgaaatgcgactttcctattggttactttatttttctacttacacTAGAGAAATATGCAATATTGCAGTGTTCTGTACTGTCAATCAGGTCCAAGctgccatttttgtttcatcgtgTCTTAGTTTTCCTTTCGTGTTTTGTGTCTGTTTTGTTCCTAGTTCTTAGAGGTTAAGAAGTTTTTATATGTCAACAAGATGTCTCAATTTCGATCACCAAATAAACGGCGTAAGTTGGATTTATGCTAACAGCaagtaacagttttttattaatgcataTTTATAGCTAATTTCTCACAAGCCGAGAAAGAAATGATCGTTAAAGTATTTCGTGGGATCTCCAAGGATTTTGCCGAGTTAACCAAAACGgctcaaatggaaaaaaaactgcagattatactggtattgatttctgacttttttttgtagtatcacagcttaattactttgtgttgaagGTTGTGGATTTAGAACCATTCAACGATACTTGGCGGAAGACAAGAAGTGTGGGCAATTACAGGCACCGAAGAAACCTGATAGGAAATGTATGATTCAATTGGATgaacattaaaaatatctcctaatatgcaaccaaaaatactaataatTCCTGCATCCTGCTAAAAATTTTAGCTACAGCCAACGCCAAACGTGGTGGCGAGAGAACACCCTGCGCACAAAcccatttttacttttactccCACTACTACCCTTATCCTCAGAGGCAAATACACAATGCATAGGCGTCTCATTAGTTGTCTTCTTATTTTGTCAAGGGTTTAAGTTCTGTGTTAGATTTATTTCTTTGCATTTTCTTGAAAATGTCGTCGCCTGGcaaaaaacctgtcattagGAGTCAGACacgtgaaataatttttaacgttttcaaatattttaaaagtgtTAAATGTGAGTCGGACACgttaaaaaatctaaaagaCAAAACATCGCTCGCTACAGGTAGGATTAaacctatttttaaaaattatttttgaatacaAATCTTTATTATATATCAGGTGTTTCTGTACGAACCATTGAACGAGTGATTAAAGAAGGGGAGCAATCAATTGCAAATACCGGAACTCCAAAATTTTCCACCCCAAGAAAGAAGCGGCCTAGAAAAGCACCGATAACTGATATCCCTGTAATAATGTTGTAATATTCGACAGATTATTTATGATTTTCATAAAACGGAAGGATGTCGTGTTACGGTGAAAAAtttgcaacaaaaaatcaaagatgATTTGGGAATTGTGGCTTCGGAAACTTCTCTCCGtagaattttgaagaaaatgggTTTCAAGTGGAGAAAAACCGAAAACaacagaaaaattttaatagaaaagaTGGAGATAAGAGCACTAAGAATTAAGTATCTCAACAAAATCCAGTATTTTCGTACCCAACAGCGGCCAATTGTGTTTCTTGATGAAACATATCTTCACAGTGGACATACTTCTTCGAAAAACTGGACGGATGACACGACAaaaggtttatttaaaaatatttcaaagggGCCCCGACTAATTATTGTCCATGCAGGGGGTGACATGGGATTTATACCTAATTGCCAACTAATATTCAAGTCGGGTACAAAATCGGGGGATTACCACTCTGAAATGAATTCTGAAAATTATGGTAAATGGTTACAGGAAAGGTTAATCCCAAATTTACCTGTAAATTCGATAGTTGTGACCGATAACGCTCCATACCATAATGTTCAAATTCATGCAGCCCCTAATTCTAATTCTAGGAAAGCTGATATGATAAAATGGTTGCACGAGAAAAACATTATATTTGATCGTAGCATGCTCAAACCTCAGTTATACGagttaatcaaaataaataaaaaacgtcataTCAGGTATAAATTTGATGAAGTAATGCTTGCTCACGGATATACCGTTTTGCGGCTTCCACCCTACCATCCGGATTTGAATCCTATCGAACTTATTTGGGCTACCGTAAAAA contains these protein-coding regions:
- the LOC138124618 gene encoding BTB/POZ domain-containing protein KCTD3 isoform X1 — translated: MASHQPYSGDILHLNVGGKRFSTSKQTLTLIPDTFFTALLSGRISSLRDEKGAIFIDRDPEIFSIILNYLRTREIDLHGTNIRTLRHEAEYYNIAPLVKRLILCEELTQSTCGDVLFYGYLPPPFIPVQDCSSASNSHYVETTAVHTVRPGSSIRVPDGQNSNSCNNTPSSSGTTNGESNGENSQNGSNHWSLHSSQVPPNPNQIITTPYNRPQGHSRNSSMELRLGMSATYSRSSQDLRGLASRGHSRAASLDLRHVRNSSADLNKLFRNDVGLVFGSPGSIWADPLRVQIIKAHHNWIVVAYAHFIVSYRLKDSSGWQMVFTSPHIENCIERIAINAKMGTGENSKMVAISYGSQVRLWGISDNGEKTNIGIFNLHVRVEYLFFIGSQLVALSPCGKLGVWHAMTQHWQTQDVMPIASFDTAGSILLLGCNNGSIYYIDMQKFPLRMKDNDLLVTELYRDPNNDPVTAISVYLTPKTNLCGNWIEIAYGTTSGSVRVIVQHPETVGHGPQLFQTFTVHQSPVTKVTLSEKYLVSVCCEYNHVRSWRVTRFRGMLSTQPGSTPEASFKIVSLEAVEPSISHATSNDCGPFGEQDDEQVFVQKVVPDADQLFVRLASNGKRVCVIKAVDGSTVSAFCVHECEGSSRMGSRPRRFIFTGHSNGSIQMWDLTTALDLSYKTDLADKTNGGPSPEELLQMLDQCDLSNSLCSTPCMSPLPSIAAAARLKSSNVAFLNQQQDADRASSSS
- the LOC138124618 gene encoding BTB/POZ domain-containing protein KCTD3 isoform X2, with protein sequence MASHQPYSGDILHLNVGGKRFSTSKQTLTLIPDTFFTALLSGRISSLRDEKGAIFIDRDPEIFSIILNYLRTREIDLHGTNIRTLRHEAEYYNIAPLVKRLILCEELTQSTCGDVLFYGYLPPPFIPVQDCSSASNSHYVETTAVHTVRPGSSIRVPDGQNSNSCNNTPSSSGTTNGESNGENSQNGSNHWSLHSSQVPPNPNQIITTPYNRPQGSIWADPLRVQIIKAHHNWIVVAYAHFIVSYRLKDSSGWQMVFTSPHIENCIERIAINAKMGTGENSKMVAISYGSQVRLWGISDNGEKTNIGIFNLHVRVEYLFFIGSQLVALSPCGKLGVWHAMTQHWQTQDVMPIASFDTAGSILLLGCNNGSIYYIDMQKFPLRMKDNDLLVTELYRDPNNDPVTAISVYLTPKTNLCGNWIEIAYGTTSGSVRVIVQHPETVGHGPQLFQTFTVHQSPVTKVTLSEKYLVSVCCEYNHVRSWRVTRFRGMLSTQPGSTPEASFKIVSLEAVEPSISHATSNDCGPFGEQDDEQVFVQKVVPDADQLFVRLASNGKRVCVIKAVDGSTVSAFCVHECEGSSRMGSRPRRFIFTGHSNGSIQMWDLTTALDLSYKTDLADKTNGGPSPEELLQMLDQCDLSNSLCSTPCMSPLPSIAAAARLKSSNVAFLNQQQDADRASSSS